The region TTGTTCTGGGAATCCATTCTGGTTTGTTGGCATCTCAAAGTATAGGACCCAGAACTGAATACAAAATTCCAACATGTTCATTAGATGAAGTCATGGAACTATGTGGTAGGCAGGATAATGGCCTCCAAAAGATGTCCCTCTTTAAATCCTAGGAACTTCTGAATATATTACTACCATGCATGACAAAATGagctttgcagatgtgattaaatattttaacaacttattgaccagagatgtatTATGACGCCTTTTGTTACCCGAACATTACTGACTGGAgtgtttcaatattcacttacataatAAATTGCTGGACACAGGTGTTaagttagtttctgcaaaaagtCCCAGTCAATAATGTGCTAAGATGGGAAGTTTATCCTGGGTTGTTTGATGGGCACAAGGTAATAATCACAAGGATACCTGTAAGTGGAAGCAGGAAGCAGAGTAAGGGAGAGGTTTGCAGATGCTCCCCTGTggtctttgaagatggaggaagtggAAGATGGATGCAGGTGGCCTCTAGAAgccagaaaaggcaagagaagcaTTCTTCCCTAGAGCCTTTAGAAGGAACGCAGCCCTGTGGACACCAAGATTTTAAGCCCAGTGAAACCCAATTTGGACTTCTGAGTTCCAGAATGTCACTGGCTTGTGGacccttccatcttcaaagccaacagCAGAACATCTTCAATCTTTGACTCTCACACCTGCTTCCATCATCAAATCTCCTTGTCTGACTCTCACTCTCCTGTATCCCTGTTTTATTTAAAGGTGTCCCTGTGATTATATTTGGCCCATCTGGATAACTGAGGAATCTCCTCACCTAAAGACCTTTAACTTCATGGTATCTGCACATCCCCTCTACCATGtaaagtaacatattcacaggcttCAGGGATTaaaacatggaaatcatgtgCCTACCATACCAGTTTGGGTAAAGCTTGTCAATAAGGATGAAATGGAAGGAAATGAAGTAGGAGAAGCAGTGATGGGCCTGATCACTTAAGAGTTTATTAGCCAAATTAaggattttatatttaattctatGGTGAAATGCCTTACCGGCAGGAGACTAACATCATGATTTATATTATATAGAAATCATTTTGGGTAGTATATAGCAAATGGACTATAGTAGAAGCAAATAGGCAAACCTGGAGTCTCTCGAAATACGCCAGGCAAGATATGGTAGTGACTTGGATTTGGGTAAGAAGGGGAGATGAGAAGTGATTAGATTCACCTGTGTTGAAAATCCACAAAGAAGATCCACAAAGAGACTTCAAGGATTTTGGCTTGAGCAATTTGGTGAATGGTACTATAGCAGAGTCAGAAGGCTGCTGGAATAGGTTTTTAGATTGTTATGGAGGGAGTAAAAATAAGTTTGAAGTGCTTGGTAGACATCCTACTGAAGGTAGTGAGTAGGCAGAAATATGCTTCATACACCAATCTGGAATTAAGACGTTGGGAGATAAATACTAGACAGTCATTACTCTGTAGATAATAATGCCTCTGATTGAGTGAAAGATGACCATATTTATTATGCAAACCCATATAAactcttttcaatttttaattttgacaatTTCAGTCATAAAGTTGCGGGAATGATAGAATGTACAAACACCTTTCACTCAGTTTTCcctaatgttaacattttacaaCAGTTGCTTTATCCTCTTCTCTCTACTTATCTGTATCTTGACATTTTTGAGGTTGTCTTTACTgtgacccctggagaagggaacggcaacccattccagtattgcctggagaattccatggacagaggagcctcgcggaaTACaccccacggggtcacaaagaattggacacgactaagtgactaacactttcactttactgttTGACAGTGAATTGCAGACACCATACTCCTATACTCCTAAACACTTCAGTAGGTGTCTttccaacaggaaaaaaaaaaaagacattctctggcatcagtggttctcaaagtgtagtTCCCAGGCTAGCAGCAACTGTATCACCTGGAAACTGTTAGAAACCTACTAATAAATTACAGGGCCCCACCCCAGATCAACTGATTTTGATAATTTTGCTGTATGTTTGTGGGGAAATTAACAAGATTTTCAAAACCATTTCCTAATTTGTACACATTATTAAGATTTCACAAATTGTTCCAGGAATGTCTTTGATACCAAAAATACCAAATGAGACACTTTTGTGATTAAAGAGGGCCACCATCAATAATTGCACCAGAGCAAAGTGGTAAAAGTGTAATTTTTCATAATATGGACACTTGGAGATTAGGTGTTAGCTAGAGAAGAGGGCCAGGAATGAAATCCACATTGAGAGGCCTGGAACAGAAGGCTCCTTATGACGGAAAAATAGCATCCAGTGAGGTAGGAGAGTGAAGGAGAGTGTTGCTGAAAAGAAGGAATGGTCACAGAGGCAAATGTTGCCAAGAGGTCAAGTATAATGGCAATTGGAATTGCTATAGGGTGTTGTGTGACCTGGtgccaaatcgggaaaggagtacatcaaggctgtatactgtcaccctgcttatttaacttatatgcagagtacatcatgcaaaatgttaggctggatgaagaacaaactggaatcaagattgctggaagaaatatcaataacttcagatacacagatgacaccacccttatagcagcaatcgaagaactaaagagcctcttgatgaaagtgaaagaggagagcaaaaaagttggcttaaaactcaacattcaaaaaactaagatcatggcatctggtcccatcacttcatggcaaatagatggggagataatagaaacagtgactgactttattttggggggctccaaaatcactgcagccgtgaatttaaaagacgctttctccttggaagaaaagtgatgaccaacctagacagcacattaaaaagcagagacattactgtgccgacaagggtccatatagtcaaagctatggtttttccagcagtcatgtatggatgtgagagttggactataaaaaaagctgatgcttttgcactgtggtgttggagaagactcttgagaatcccctggactgcaaggagatccaaccagtccatcctaaaggaaatcagtcctgagtattcattggaggggctgatgctgaagctgaaactcctgtactttggccacctgatgtgaaaagctgactcactggaaaagaccctgatgctggaaaagattcaaggcaggaggagaagggaatgacagaggatgagatggttggatggcatcaccaactctattgacatgagtttgagcaaactctgggagttggtgatggacagggaggccgggcatgctgcagtccatggtgttgcaaagagtcagacacgacccagcaactgaactgaataggatgTAGTAAGTGGAGGTCCTTAGTGAGTGGATAAAAGGCAAATAATTTCCAAAAACAACTATAAAGTGGACACAATATATAGAAAACTCTTCTTAAAAGGAGCAAAGATATGGAGGGGTATGCGGGGTTAAGAAAGGTGTTGCTCCTTTACTGTGGGGCATCTTACATTATGTTGATTACTGCTGGGAATAATTCTTTGCAGAACAGTTCACGgagatttggcttccctggtggctcaatctgtaaagactctgcctgcaatgcaggagacccgggttccatctctgggtggggaagatcccttggagaaggtaatgacaacctactccagtattcttatctggagaatcccatggagcctggtgggctaagcccatggggtcacaagagtcggacaagacttcgtgactaaaccacaaccacctaGGGAGGTTTACAAACTACTGATGCCTCCAGAGTTTGATTCAACTGATCTGGGGTGTGGCCAAGTTCACAGAGATTTGTTACATGCTACTGTAACGTGCAGTCAAGGTTGTGAACCACtgctagaaaaagaaaattgatgcAGGAGGGCTTACTTGCTGGAGCTAAGACCTATGTAGCTGAGAAACGAAGTATCACGGTGTCTCTGCCAGCAAAAACGGCCAGCACTGCTTCGGTTTCAAATCTTTTCAGTTACAGTATCCAATTTTTCCTACTAGCGTCCATAAGACAAGCGAGGGGCTTACTGCAGGATCTACGCTCCTCGAGaaacaagaaaggaagaaagaaaaacgaCCTTGGTGCCGATTGCTGGGTCCTATCATCTAGAACCTCTCTCTGGATCGGTCTGGCTCCCCGGTTCCCCTAGAGCTCCCGCACGCAAGGCGACACCCGAGCGCCAGTCGCCAGTGCGCACGCGCACGAGTTGCCAGGGCATTCTAGCGGCGGTCCCTGCGCAAGCTTGTCCGCGTGCTCCCGCCCTCCGCCCGCGCCCCcggctcctccctcctcccgACCTTCTCCCCGGCCGGCTGCtcgggagggaggcagagatggcAGATGAGATCGCCAAGGCTCAGGTCGCCCGGCCTGGCGGCGACACGATCTTCGGGAAGATCATTCGCAAGGAAATCCCAGCCAAAATCATTTATGAGGATGACCAGGTAGGCTCGGAGCGCCGCCTCGCTCGTGGACTGAAACGGGGCAGGCGCCTGTGGACACGCGGGTTTCCCGCggaggggagggatgggaagGGTCGGCGGGCGCCGGGGAAAAGGGAAGGCACCGGGCTTTCTCCTGCGGCCTCGGCCTCGGGCCCCCAGCCAGCGGGCCGGGCCGCGGTCGCTCGGAGTTGCCCGGCCGGCGTGTGCCGGCGCTCCGGTTACGCGTTATCAGCCCGGGGCGCGGGCCAGGCCGCCGGGCGCTCGCGGGCCCGCATCGCGGGGTCTGGGCGCGTGTGGGGGGGCGCTCCGGGTCCTCGGCATGGGCGGCTGCCGGGCTGCCTCGTACCTCAACTGTTTAAGGAATCTGACAATCTCGCCAGCGCTCTGCCTGACAGGGAGAAACCCGATCGCACCCTGACTCGGGCCCAATCTCCGCGATCTCCCGCTCACAGCCGGCCTGCCCGGGCGTTTCAGTGCGACTCTCGCCGCCGCATTGCGCTAGAGGCCGGGGGCGCACGGCCTGGGGGCGGCGCAGACGCCCTGGGCCTCCGCGAGGGACGCTCACCGACGCCCACCCCCTGACCCCCACTTCCCTTCCCCCCCGCCACCTTCTCGGGTCTCGAACTCCCAAGAGTAAACCTGCTTCTGGGATTTGCTTTCCTTTAGACCCTCCCAGGAAGAATGATTCCTTCAGTATTTTACAGGAAGTAGTTTTATGCCAAAAGATTAAGAGTGCCGTTTTTCTTGACCTCACTGTAGGTTGAAATTGTTTTTAGAAAGGCCGAGTTCGTTTGACTTTCAGACATCTTGTGTAAAATATTTAGTGGGAGGTTATATTTTGGATCTCAGATAAAGCTGCACAGGATGGCTGATTTAGATAAAagttttgtaaactttttaataaattcaCTATGAAATATAGAATATAAGGAAACATTTTATGCTGCTAGTAGCGTTCTTAGATTCAAAACACCTAAGTTTTAATTCCTCgaggtgaatttatttaaataccCTTTTTATCTGTTAGGGaaattgttttagaaaatgtgcatttctttaaaaatacttttgctgctgctgctgctaagtcacttcagtcgtgtccgactctgtgcgaccccagagacggcagcccaccaggctcccccatccctgggattctccaggcaagaacactggaatgggttgccatttccttctccaatgcatgaaagtgaaaaatgaaagtgaagtcgctcagtcgtgtctgactcttagcgaccccatggactgcagcctaccgggctcctccttccatgggattttccaggcaagagtactggagtgggttgccattgccttctccaaaaatacTTTTAGTTGCTTTTAATAAGTGATAGTTGAAATACTGACTTTTGAACCATCTGAGTTCCAATAGTGTAACAGCAGCAAGCAATCATGATACAGCATATTTGTACAGAGCACCAAGTATAATTACCCGGAGACAGTTAAGAAGGAAAAGGTTCTATTAAGAAGCTTCTGCCTTCACTGGAGAACAATATTCAAAACTATTCTAAATGTTAGTTAGTCTAACTAACTAATGTTAGTTAGTCTAAATGTTACCTATCCTCTTCATTTTTACAAAATAGATATATTTCCTAAGCAGTTGAAGTGGGAAGAAATCAGTCAGTTAATCAGCaaatttctaattataaaagtgatcaaaaaaaaaaaaaaaaagtgatcactGCCACGAAGGAAAAAACCAGGAAATTGCACAACTCGGGCTCCTAACCTCTGGACAGCAGGAACTGGAATCAAAAGATTTGCTttgagtggtgctgggaaagttggacagctgcatgtaaatcaatgaaggtGACCACAccccctcacaccatacacaaaaataaactcaaaatatctTAAAGACTTACatctaaaacatgacaccataaaacccctagaagagaacataggcaaaacattctctgacataaatcatactaatgtcttcttaggtcagtctcccagggcaatagaaataaaaataaacaataaacaggTACAGTGGCTTAAGACTTTGCACTCATAATgtagggagcctgggtttgatccctaatctgggaatgggcttccctggtggctcagatggtaaagaatctgcctgcattgcaggagacctgggtttgatctctggattgggaagatcctctggagaagggcatggaaacccactccagtattcttgcctggagaatcctcatggacagaggggcctggctggttatagtccacggggtccgtggggtcgcaaagagtcagacacaactgagtgactaagcacacacaaaacagatcccacatgctgcaactaagagtttgcatgccacaactaaagatcctgcatgcagcagcaaagacccagcacagctatctaaataaataaacaaattgaacctaatcaaatttacaagcttttgcatagcaaaggaaccataaaaaagacaacctgtgaactgggagaagatatttgcaaactgtgcaactgacaagggcttaatttccaaaatatacaaatagctcatagaactcaacaacaaaaaatataccaatcaaaaaatggcagaagaccctaatggacatttctccaaagacctacatgaaaagatgctcaatatcattgattatttaaaaagtgcaaatcaaaactaatgaatcagaatgactatcattaaaaagtctatgaaaaatgctggagaaggtgtggggaaaagggaactgtCTTagactgttagtgggaatgtaagttaGTATGGccatatggaaaacagtatggaggtttctcagaaaactaaaaatggatttaccatatgatccagcaatcccactcctgggcatatacctagacaaaagcataattcaaaaagataaatacacccctatgttcatagcacaattattcacagtagccaagacagggaaacaacctaaatatacatcagtagatgaatggatagagaagatgtggtacatgtatacaatggaatactactcaaccataaaaagaatgaaatgccatttgcagcaacatggatacaactagagattatcatattaagtgaattaagtcagaaagagaaagacaaatagagtatgatattgcttatatgtcaaatctaaaatatggcacaaatgaacctatctacaaaacagaaataagactcacagacatagagatccagacttatggttgccaaggaagagaggggagggagggggtggaatgggagtttgggattcacagatgcaaactactacatTTAGAATGAATAAACGAGGTCCTactctgtatagcacagagaactgtatccAGTATCCtggaataaactataatggaaaagaatattaagaaaagaacGTGTATGTGTATAGCTGAATCATTTTGCCATCCAGCAGAGACTggcacaacactataaatcaactgtgaaagtgaaagtcgctcagtcctgtccgactctttgtgaccccatggaccacacgtCCATGGactactccaggccagaatactggagtgggtagccattcccttctccagaggatcttcccaacccaggaattgaaccggtgtctcctgcattgcaggcagattctttaccaactaagctgtCAGGGAATCCCCccaaactatatttcaataaaagatatgaaattcaaaatttaaaaaaaatttcctttagaaatgGTGTATATACTGGTAGCTAAGGAATGAATAGTAATTTAAGTTAGATGAAAGTTGAGATTTTGGAGAAAGAGGATCTTTGCAGTAGAGGGAAAAGCAGTTGAGAAAGCCCTGAGGGTGGAGAGAGATGGACAGTGTGACTTGAGCAGGAAGAGTTGCATGAGAATATATTGGAATAATAGACAATGATTAGCATGCCTAATTGCTTCTCAACCTTTGGATCTTGGTTTAAATGTAGCTACCTCACAATGATTGCCCTTGACCACTCAATCAAAATTAGGTTTTTCTGTGGTAATCATTTACTGCACATGTTACTTTCCCCTTGTAACTTGTAGGATCTTTGTTGTTGTATTTTATAACATGTCGAATCTTTGGTTAAGtataattttatgtgtttaaaGTCAGTTTTCCCATTAGACTGTTAGTTCCATGAAAAGGACCAGAGTATCATATGTATTGTGTCGACTTCTGGTCTCCtaccactggggaaaccccagTGTTTCTCCCATGGGGTTAGTGTGAAAGTGATAAACTTAGGCTGTAAGACTATATATGGAAACTTtgatttatttcctccttttttccagTGTCTTGCTTTCCATGACATTTCCCCTCAAGCACCAACACATTTTCTGGTGATACCCAAGAAACATATATCCCAGATTTCTGCAGCAGAAGATGATGATGAAAGTGTAAGTACATTTACtaatatcattaattttttttgctttttaaactgGGAGACTAAATATCACCCTTAAGGTTATgtcacatttttgttttcctaaggGCATActgaggaaaaatagaaaatcattagGGCTTCAATGCAATGTGTAAAtagtgtgattttttaaatgagatataattgacatatgacaTTATATTAGATTTAGATATACAACATATTGATTTGATAAATGTATATACTACCAAATTATCACAGCAAGTCttgttaacatccatcaccacaaatTCTTAAACAAAAAGGATTCTAAGCAAGGATTATTTGGTGAGACTCATTTTTCCTTAATAAGAAATAGTGTATCATATAGGAGAGAGTTCACTGGCTCTTTTATTAATGccattaaaggaaagaaaattaatttgattttacCAGGATGTACAGGcctcaattaaaatttttcttagtgCTCTTTGTGGTAGAttatataattgttcataattgCTCACTCTTCTATGTAGGGCTGCATTATACTTCTGGCCTGATTGATGTTGGGCCTGGTCATATGACTTAATTTGACCAATGAGTACAGGCAGAAGTGATACATGTCTTTTGAAAGAAGTTAATACCTGGTCTGCCATGTTCTCTCTAACCTCTGCCACTGTGATCATATAGAGATTGTTCCATCAACCTGGGTTTCAAAGTGAAAAAGATGTGGAATATAGAGCCTGGTCGACTTGTGATCAACATGGAGTAAGCACAAGAAATGTATCTTTGATGTAGACCAGGTTTTTATGTGGTTTGTTACCACAGCATAACCAAATCTGTCCCAGCTGATAATATGCCCCCAGAACAAGC is a window of Muntiacus reevesi chromosome 1, mMunRee1.1, whole genome shotgun sequence DNA encoding:
- the HINT1 gene encoding adenosine 5'-monophosphoramidase HINT1, producing the protein MADEIAKAQVARPGGDTIFGKIIRKEIPAKIIYEDDQCLAFHDISPQAPTHFLVIPKKHISQISAAEDDDESLLGHLMIVGKKCAADLGLKKGYRMVVNEGSDGGQSVYHVHLHVLGGRQMNWPPG